One Candidatus Babeliales bacterium DNA segment encodes these proteins:
- a CDS encoding ATP-dependent RecD-like DNA helicase — translation MNNDQLSGIIDRFLFQNSETGFAIFILQSKKQENATVTGTFASVQVGQEIHLEGAWNFHAKFGKQFQATTYTTALPTSIVGIKKYLGSGFIKGIGKVYAEKIVEHFGADTLTIIDVTPDRLFEISGVGKKRVEQIKQSWVDQKYVAKIMVFLQEKGVTSTYAAKIYKKYGHDAIAKLTQDPYRLTDDIWGIGFKIADKIAQNMGFALGSVQRIQAGVSFCLKQESSNGHVYQEIETLKEKTFELLEIDSEEHKDQMKKALRSLHDQDKIKLITYLEKHFVGLSALYGSEKGIAQKISQLLATPVTHAVKPKEIYDSLQKAMDIELNEQQQNGIISCFDHKVSIITGGPGTGKTTLVKALIKVLEEHNFTYKLAAPTGRAAKRLMEGTKRPATTLHRLLEFDPSTMRFQQNDSNALKADFLIVDETSMLDVFLAHAMVKALSLNAHLVLIGDVDQLPSVGPGSILKDLIKSGKTSCTRLAHIFRQAQNSMIIQNAHKINQGEFPSSSIPDCKKDFYFIKEENAENCFPVIAKILQTIIKQHHIAPGNVTILTPMNRGATGTQKLNHDLQQFLNPAVTENQVTYIGTTYKQHDRVMQIKNNYDKKVFNGDIGTVHDVDVDEKLVVVDFDGQLISYAFDELNELVLSYAITIHKSQGSEYDAVIIPIFMQHFMLLQRNLLYTAVTRAKKLCIFVGQPKAIAMGIKNAKQEDRITFLSEFLTENLSCR, via the coding sequence ATGAATAACGATCAACTATCTGGAATCATTGACAGATTCCTGTTTCAAAATTCTGAAACAGGATTTGCTATTTTTATTCTACAATCCAAAAAACAAGAGAATGCTACCGTCACTGGCACTTTTGCTAGTGTCCAAGTTGGACAAGAAATTCATCTTGAAGGTGCTTGGAATTTTCATGCAAAATTTGGTAAACAATTTCAAGCGACTACCTACACAACAGCTTTGCCTACGTCAATTGTAGGTATTAAAAAATATCTTGGCTCAGGCTTTATCAAAGGCATCGGAAAAGTGTACGCAGAAAAAATCGTTGAGCATTTTGGAGCCGATACTCTTACCATCATCGATGTCACACCTGATCGACTATTTGAAATAAGTGGCGTAGGAAAAAAACGAGTTGAACAAATCAAACAATCATGGGTTGATCAAAAATACGTTGCAAAAATCATGGTTTTCCTGCAAGAAAAAGGTGTCACATCCACTTATGCAGCAAAAATTTATAAAAAATATGGCCATGATGCTATCGCAAAATTAACACAAGATCCTTACCGGCTTACTGATGACATTTGGGGAATCGGTTTTAAAATCGCTGATAAAATTGCTCAAAACATGGGGTTTGCTCTAGGATCTGTCCAACGTATTCAAGCAGGAGTTTCTTTCTGCCTCAAGCAAGAATCAAGCAACGGACACGTTTATCAAGAAATTGAAACACTTAAAGAAAAAACTTTTGAACTTTTAGAAATTGATTCAGAAGAGCATAAAGATCAAATGAAAAAAGCTCTGAGAAGTTTACATGATCAAGATAAAATAAAACTAATAACCTACCTCGAAAAACATTTTGTAGGACTCAGCGCTCTGTACGGCTCTGAAAAAGGTATTGCTCAAAAAATATCACAACTTCTGGCAACGCCCGTTACCCACGCAGTCAAGCCTAAAGAGATTTATGATTCTTTACAAAAAGCAATGGATATTGAGCTTAATGAGCAGCAACAAAACGGAATTATTTCTTGTTTTGACCATAAAGTTTCTATCATCACTGGAGGCCCTGGAACAGGAAAAACAACTTTGGTTAAAGCTTTAATAAAAGTTTTAGAAGAGCATAATTTCACCTATAAACTTGCTGCACCAACTGGTCGAGCTGCAAAGCGTTTAATGGAAGGAACCAAACGCCCTGCAACCACACTGCATCGATTGCTTGAGTTTGATCCGTCAACCATGCGTTTTCAACAAAATGATAGCAATGCCCTTAAAGCTGACTTTTTAATTGTTGATGAAACATCTATGCTTGATGTTTTTCTTGCACATGCAATGGTTAAAGCGCTTTCTTTAAACGCACATCTCGTACTTATCGGTGACGTAGATCAACTTCCATCGGTAGGTCCTGGTAGTATTTTAAAAGATTTAATCAAGAGTGGTAAAACTTCATGTACCAGACTTGCTCATATTTTCCGACAAGCGCAAAACAGCATGATCATTCAAAATGCACACAAGATCAATCAAGGCGAATTTCCGAGCAGCTCAATTCCAGACTGTAAAAAAGATTTTTATTTCATCAAAGAAGAAAATGCTGAAAATTGCTTTCCTGTAATTGCAAAAATTCTACAAACAATCATTAAACAGCACCATATCGCTCCAGGTAACGTCACGATACTAACACCCATGAATCGCGGAGCAACAGGGACTCAAAAGTTAAACCATGACCTTCAGCAATTTTTAAACCCTGCCGTAACAGAAAATCAAGTTACCTACATTGGCACGACGTATAAACAGCATGATCGAGTCATGCAGATTAAAAACAATTACGACAAAAAAGTTTTTAACGGAGATATCGGTACGGTTCACGATGTTGACGTAGATGAAAAATTAGTAGTTGTCGATTTCGATGGACAGCTGATTTCATACGCATTTGATGAACTCAATGAACTCGTTCTTTCGTATGCAATCACGATTCATAAAAGTCAGGGTTCTGAATATGACGCTGTCATTATTCCTATTTTTATGCAACATTTTATGTTACTACAACGTAATTTACTTTATACTGCTGTTACACGGGCAAAAAAATTATGCATTTTTGTTGGTCAACCAAAAGCAATTGCCATGGGTATAAAAAATGCAAAACAAGAAGATCGAATTACTTTTTTAAGCGAATTTTTAACAGAAAATCTCTCATGTCGATAA
- a CDS encoding N-acetylmuramoyl-L-alanine amidase: MSIKKLFIIFLLLSQKLTPENQPFTIIIDPLGDPKNTGREIDDTFERGITLQCAEELKKQLNNTLPDVRVVLTRVPGETIAPLQNASFSNRLQADFYLSISFYQEPEMPSHISLFYYLDSPTDLWHHYNPLYFYHVSQAHLIHLKDSETMGKSFLKHLQNSSINSVFIAQGLFGIPYKPLIGIKAPSLAIEAGLCKKDDWKYLISPLISCIKAIIS; encoded by the coding sequence ATGTCGATAAAAAAATTATTTATTATTTTTCTTCTACTTTCACAAAAGCTCACGCCAGAAAATCAACCATTCACCATCATCATTGATCCTTTGGGTGATCCAAAAAATACTGGGCGAGAAATCGATGATACATTCGAACGTGGTATCACGCTGCAATGCGCAGAAGAACTAAAAAAACAACTAAACAATACGCTTCCTGATGTTCGAGTAGTTTTAACTCGAGTACCAGGTGAAACTATTGCGCCGCTTCAAAACGCTTCGTTTTCTAACAGACTTCAAGCAGATTTTTATCTGAGCATCAGTTTTTATCAAGAACCGGAGATGCCTTCTCATATTTCGTTGTTTTATTATCTCGATAGTCCAACTGACCTTTGGCATCACTATAATCCACTTTATTTTTACCACGTGTCGCAAGCTCATTTAATACACTTAAAAGATTCTGAAACTATGGGTAAATCTTTTTTAAAACATCTACAAAATTCATCAATTAATTCGGTCTTTATAGCTCAAGGACTCTTTGGCATTCCTTACAAACCGCTTATCGGAATTAAAGCTCCAAGCCTGGCAATTGAAGCTGGTCTTTGCAAAAAAGATGACTGGAAATATCTTATTTCTCCTTTAATTTCATGCATTAAAGCGATTATCTCATGA
- a CDS encoding mechanosensitive ion channel domain-containing protein has translation MLQKNELYQHIVVAQEETLESIDCILHEFDMIGVWHRSISAVTWEGIKNIIPNLFVFLKDVKNIVVSYISKLTLQNFAYGLSVLSIGRMLGIFALLCMSFFLFLFLQTLLPTIYKFLVNFQHNTADSLYGLRQIGIIFIGFLIDVFKPFYLWTLFVFYVFWCDASIAFLVLFYGYTIFFGIYASRKFLAQFICVNRKFDYFLLSKRLIDRFSWVFLFFSISTIVILVFRKMFMLVMLHQQSEFPNILLRIYHIVIFISIVFSLDKEEFLQLLPKKSNFGEKLALMLEHYYYLVLCTIFSLLIISDPYLGGYGSLMWLLSWNIFVSICVLGLLFIGYMIIRQYSSFFFFKEDDSLSGSSERFDYAKTWYAIYILCLMFAFAVIAIVLCAEIWGYGFTYGTLRKIVMYELFKIESVGGAGKTESFKFFNLLYILFISFCGVVLAYLFKKFVLKRVFDIQYVDPGIQNTVIIISRYVIIITVVVIACIQSKLGSLVTGVFYVALVVFGWSFKDLFTDFVAYFFILVQRPVKLGDYVKVDSETMGVVRKISPRAVILRHKNSVNIVVPNSTVLKASICNWNYTRGYIGIDDIVFSVPFGTNINVVRDICFKVFDEDADVLKVPQPFVRLNDFGDKGYIFMIRGFVSSGNTLRQWDIASNIRFALVEKLAKEGISIAGPSMKVLVTKELIDSNFDRQ, from the coding sequence ATGCTTCAGAAAAATGAGCTTTACCAGCACATAGTGGTAGCACAGGAAGAAACTTTAGAGTCGATAGATTGCATTCTACATGAGTTTGACATGATTGGTGTTTGGCATCGGTCGATTAGCGCTGTCACCTGGGAAGGAATAAAAAATATTATTCCTAACTTATTTGTGTTTTTGAAAGATGTAAAAAACATTGTTGTGTCGTACATATCCAAGCTTACGCTCCAAAATTTTGCTTATGGTTTATCGGTACTGAGTATTGGTAGAATGCTCGGTATTTTTGCACTACTATGTATGTCATTTTTCCTATTTTTATTTTTACAGACATTGCTACCAACCATATACAAATTTTTAGTAAATTTTCAGCACAACACGGCTGACAGCTTATACGGACTGCGTCAGATTGGCATCATTTTTATAGGTTTTTTAATCGATGTGTTTAAGCCATTTTATCTTTGGACGTTGTTTGTATTTTATGTGTTTTGGTGTGATGCATCGATAGCGTTTTTAGTATTGTTTTATGGGTATACAATATTTTTTGGAATTTATGCATCGCGCAAATTTCTGGCCCAATTTATTTGTGTGAATCGAAAATTTGATTATTTTTTACTTAGCAAACGATTGATTGATCGCTTTTCTTGGGTCTTTTTATTTTTCTCTATTTCTACCATTGTCATATTAGTGTTTCGCAAAATGTTTATGCTGGTCATGCTGCATCAGCAGTCAGAATTTCCTAATATTTTGCTTCGCATTTATCATATCGTCATTTTTATTTCGATTGTTTTTTCTTTAGACAAAGAAGAATTTTTACAGCTATTGCCAAAAAAATCGAATTTTGGTGAAAAATTAGCGCTTATGCTTGAGCATTATTATTACCTGGTTTTATGTACTATTTTTAGCTTACTCATTATCAGTGACCCGTATCTTGGTGGTTATGGCTCGCTCATGTGGCTTTTATCATGGAATATTTTTGTCTCAATATGTGTACTGGGACTTCTTTTTATCGGGTATATGATTATTCGACAGTATTCATCGTTTTTCTTTTTTAAAGAAGATGACAGTCTCAGTGGTTCTTCAGAGCGTTTTGATTATGCAAAAACATGGTATGCCATTTATATTCTTTGTTTAATGTTTGCGTTTGCAGTTATAGCTATTGTTTTGTGCGCAGAGATATGGGGCTATGGTTTTACGTATGGGACACTGCGTAAAATAGTCATGTATGAATTATTTAAAATTGAATCAGTGGGTGGTGCTGGAAAAACAGAATCATTTAAATTTTTTAATCTTTTATACATATTATTCATTTCATTTTGTGGTGTTGTTTTAGCATATCTTTTTAAGAAATTTGTTTTAAAACGTGTGTTTGATATTCAATATGTAGATCCTGGAATACAAAACACGGTCATTATTATTTCTCGCTATGTCATCATCATAACCGTTGTTGTGATTGCATGTATCCAATCAAAGCTAGGATCACTTGTTACAGGGGTGTTTTATGTTGCGTTGGTTGTTTTTGGTTGGTCATTTAAAGATCTGTTTACTGATTTTGTAGCATATTTTTTCATTCTTGTGCAGCGCCCGGTAAAGCTTGGAGATTATGTAAAAGTTGATAGTGAAACGATGGGTGTTGTAAGAAAAATTAGTCCTCGTGCCGTTATTTTGCGTCATAAAAATTCGGTAAACATTGTGGTTCCTAACTCAACCGTGCTTAAAGCTTCGATTTGCAATTGGAATTATACCCGTGGATACATTGGCATAGATGACATTGTTTTTTCTGTACCGTTTGGAACAAATATTAACGTCGTACGAGATATTTGTTTTAAGGTATTTGACGAAGATGCTGATGTTTTAAAAGTTCCGCAACCCTTTGTTCGTTTAAATGATTTTGGTGACAAGGGTTATATTTTCATGATTCGTGGCTTTGTTAGCTCAGGAAATACTTTGCGCCAATGGGACATAGCAAGTAATATTCGTTTTGCGTTGGTAGAAAAATTGGCCAAAGAAGGAATTTCTATTGCTGGTCCAAGCATGAAAGTTTTGGTCACAAAAGAATTAATAGACTCGAACTTCGATCGACAATAA
- a CDS encoding M3 family metallopeptidase, producing MRKSYLFLVVLVAISAGCGKKKVAQERICARIDFERIVALFPKTIAQVQTLTQKSKNDMDRAIELIGDISASDRTYQNTALAYEQAYFQFFLNAQVLHVLASASCDADLQSEAFRAIIDLEQYKNNVLSRNVTLYQAFEEYQKLGTDTYRKTQSVNYFLHDVVQQFEREGMQLPVEKRTDLVLLEKEIQTLASRFESNVMHSSSSMVVPLKELYGMSEQFLSSLNKDSNGDCILPINYATFCMIMENCLVESTRKSYFILFGQQAYPQNQTILEDLINKRNEYGQMLGYKDFASYQLDGLMVKTPKKAEDFLWKMVKALQPYEDKNFKQLTQHLPPSVNFVGKNQLKPWDVALVKSWYRKKHFDLNDDEISEYFSLDTIIPALLQQFGQFFHLEFEHQKVENVWAQDLLCYRVRSLKNQSIIGYIFLDLYKRPLKKITGQCYMMIIPAIRDDCSISCVGSSAVMAQFEKPTEGKPTLLKLHEVVSLFHEMGHAVHALFGATRFTQFSGTQVAKDFVEAPSQMLGYWFDEPEVLHATSRHYQTGAPLSKGMIEKIIAAAKFDRADQMLRQSFLGLVSLHLFKQNYEKSIHGMIEKMHKKVFKHVAYEQGCYFETSFIPVAYDCGAAYFMYPWSQVLAADLFAHVKAQEVANHEMGVRYVSEILSPGGSKNPHDMVKRFLGRSWNNHAFFESL from the coding sequence GTGAGAAAATCATATTTGTTTTTAGTTGTTCTTGTAGCCATAAGCGCTGGCTGTGGAAAAAAGAAAGTTGCGCAAGAAAGAATTTGTGCTCGAATTGATTTTGAGAGAATCGTTGCTTTGTTTCCTAAGACCATAGCGCAAGTGCAAACTCTTACGCAAAAATCTAAAAATGATATGGACAGGGCAATTGAACTTATTGGTGATATATCAGCCTCAGATAGAACTTATCAAAATACGGCTCTTGCATACGAGCAGGCTTACTTTCAATTCTTTCTTAACGCACAAGTGTTACATGTTTTAGCCTCAGCATCGTGTGACGCCGACCTGCAATCAGAAGCGTTTCGTGCAATTATTGATTTAGAGCAATATAAAAATAATGTCTTATCAAGAAATGTAACGTTGTATCAGGCTTTTGAAGAGTATCAAAAATTGGGAACTGATACTTACAGAAAAACTCAATCTGTTAATTATTTTTTACACGATGTTGTGCAACAATTTGAAAGAGAAGGTATGCAGCTACCTGTTGAAAAGCGGACTGATCTAGTTCTTTTAGAAAAAGAGATTCAAACTTTAGCGAGTCGATTTGAAAGTAATGTGATGCATAGTTCGTCTAGCATGGTGGTGCCACTAAAAGAGCTTTATGGAATGTCTGAGCAGTTTTTGAGCAGCCTTAATAAAGACAGTAATGGGGATTGCATTTTGCCGATTAACTATGCAACTTTTTGTATGATTATGGAAAATTGTTTGGTTGAGTCAACAAGAAAATCTTACTTTATATTATTTGGACAACAAGCATATCCTCAGAATCAAACTATTTTAGAAGATTTAATAAACAAACGAAATGAGTACGGGCAGATGCTTGGCTATAAAGATTTTGCTAGTTATCAACTAGACGGACTCATGGTAAAAACTCCGAAAAAAGCAGAAGATTTTTTATGGAAAATGGTAAAAGCATTGCAACCATATGAAGACAAGAATTTTAAGCAGCTTACGCAGCATCTACCACCATCAGTTAATTTTGTGGGTAAAAATCAATTGAAGCCTTGGGACGTGGCCCTTGTAAAATCATGGTATAGAAAAAAACATTTTGATTTAAATGACGATGAAATTTCAGAGTATTTTTCTTTGGACACTATTATACCAGCACTTTTACAGCAATTTGGTCAGTTTTTTCATCTAGAATTTGAACATCAAAAAGTTGAGAATGTGTGGGCTCAGGACTTACTTTGTTATCGCGTGCGATCACTAAAAAACCAATCTATAATTGGGTATATATTTTTAGATTTGTATAAGCGACCTTTAAAAAAAATAACTGGTCAATGTTATATGATGATTATTCCTGCTATCAGGGATGATTGTAGTATTTCATGTGTGGGATCTTCAGCTGTTATGGCACAATTTGAAAAGCCAACAGAAGGTAAACCAACGCTTCTTAAGCTACATGAGGTGGTCTCATTGTTCCATGAAATGGGTCACGCCGTCCACGCACTTTTTGGAGCAACTCGATTCACACAGTTTTCAGGAACCCAAGTTGCAAAAGATTTTGTAGAGGCCCCATCGCAGATGCTTGGGTATTGGTTTGATGAGCCTGAAGTGCTTCATGCTACTTCCCGTCACTATCAAACAGGAGCGCCACTTTCTAAAGGTATGATTGAAAAAATTATTGCAGCTGCAAAATTTGATCGAGCTGATCAGATGTTAAGACAATCATTTTTAGGATTAGTATCACTGCATCTGTTTAAACAAAATTATGAAAAAAGTATTCATGGCATGATTGAAAAAATGCATAAAAAAGTATTTAAACATGTTGCATATGAACAGGGATGTTATTTTGAAACAAGTTTTATACCAGTAGCTTATGATTGCGGTGCAGCTTACTTTATGTACCCATGGTCTCAGGTACTAGCGGCTGATCTGTTTGCTCATGTCAAAGCGCAGGAAGTAGCTAACCATGAGATGGGAGTTCGCTATGTTTCTGAAATATTGAGTCCTGGCGGTTCAAAAAATCCACACGATATGGTGAAACGATTTTTAGGCCGCAGCTGGAATAACCATGCATTTTTTGAAAGTTTGTGA
- the uvrB gene encoding excinuclease ABC subunit UvrB, whose product MSLFKLHLPFKPAGDQEAAIKKLENHEGKKSTLLGVTGSGKTFTIANVIAKQDKPVIVLSPNKTLAAQLYEEFSLFFPENKVCYFVSYYDYYQPESYLPAKDMYIPKETKINPEIERLRIEAVASLMQRRDVIIIASVSCIYSLGNPREYAQQALALKVGQTVNRREILSKLVFMQYSRNDVDRKSGTFAVQGNVIEVCVPYEKHRKLRIELFGDEIEGLSWVDKQNNHVVETFTDTVIFPAKNFVTSQELKDKALIAIEQELNDYLPHLQNPIYAERLRRRVMHDLEMIEQTGFCTGIENYSSYFDGRSPGQPPFCLFDFFKKDDFLLVIDESHIAVPQISGMYHGDRVRKKSLIDFGFRLPSAADNRPLKFEEVEKFFTNTIFVSATPGSYELEHSDQIVEQVIRPTGLLDPNLEIHPRKDQINDLVLQIKATTKKGFRTLVTVLTKKMAEELASFLEEKGIKVCYLHSDLKTPQRTEILQKLRVGVFDCVVGVNLLREGIDLPEVAFVAIMDADIEGFLRDKRSLVQIIGRAARNTESVVRLYADKITNSMQYALDETARRRGLQEAYNKQWGITPKTVVREVVTSISKAALDLTRPEKKSGKKGPNSQKLSTQEIQELILQLETAMHKAAENLDFEKAIQLREQLLKFKADL is encoded by the coding sequence ATGAGTTTATTTAAATTACATTTACCGTTCAAGCCAGCAGGCGACCAAGAGGCTGCAATTAAAAAGCTGGAAAACCATGAAGGTAAAAAATCTACACTTCTTGGCGTGACTGGTTCTGGAAAAACATTTACGATTGCAAACGTTATTGCAAAACAAGACAAACCGGTCATCGTACTTTCTCCTAATAAAACATTGGCAGCTCAGCTGTACGAAGAGTTCAGTCTTTTTTTTCCTGAAAATAAAGTGTGCTACTTTGTAAGTTATTATGATTACTATCAACCAGAGTCATATTTGCCAGCTAAGGATATGTACATTCCTAAAGAAACGAAGATTAATCCAGAAATTGAACGCTTGCGCATTGAAGCAGTTGCAAGCCTTATGCAACGCCGAGACGTTATTATCATAGCATCGGTTTCTTGCATTTATTCCTTAGGAAATCCACGCGAGTACGCGCAGCAAGCGCTTGCTTTAAAAGTTGGGCAAACAGTGAATCGTCGTGAGATACTCTCAAAATTAGTATTTATGCAATATAGCCGTAACGACGTGGATAGAAAAAGTGGAACATTCGCAGTACAGGGTAACGTGATTGAAGTATGTGTTCCCTATGAAAAACATCGAAAATTACGCATTGAGCTTTTTGGTGATGAAATAGAGGGACTTTCATGGGTCGACAAACAAAATAATCATGTAGTAGAAACATTTACCGATACGGTTATTTTCCCCGCAAAAAACTTTGTGACTTCTCAGGAATTAAAAGATAAGGCCTTGATAGCAATTGAACAAGAATTAAACGATTATTTGCCGCATTTACAAAATCCTATTTACGCAGAGCGTTTACGTCGTCGAGTTATGCATGATCTTGAGATGATAGAACAGACTGGTTTTTGCACTGGCATTGAAAATTATTCTTCTTATTTTGATGGAAGATCACCAGGTCAGCCACCATTTTGTCTTTTTGATTTTTTCAAAAAAGATGATTTTTTGCTCGTTATTGATGAATCACACATAGCTGTTCCTCAAATTTCAGGAATGTATCACGGCGATCGAGTGAGAAAAAAATCTTTGATCGATTTTGGATTTAGGCTACCATCAGCGGCAGACAATCGACCATTAAAATTTGAAGAAGTTGAAAAGTTTTTTACCAACACTATTTTTGTTTCAGCAACTCCAGGTTCGTATGAACTTGAACACAGCGATCAAATTGTTGAGCAAGTGATTCGTCCAACGGGACTTCTTGATCCTAACTTAGAAATTCATCCTCGCAAAGATCAGATTAACGATTTAGTTCTTCAGATTAAAGCTACAACCAAAAAAGGCTTTCGCACTCTTGTCACTGTGCTAACAAAAAAGATGGCAGAAGAGCTGGCCAGTTTCTTAGAAGAAAAAGGTATCAAGGTTTGTTATTTGCATAGTGATTTAAAAACTCCACAACGTACTGAAATTCTGCAAAAATTACGCGTAGGTGTGTTTGATTGTGTGGTTGGTGTAAATCTACTCCGCGAAGGAATTGATTTGCCTGAAGTTGCTTTTGTGGCAATCATGGATGCAGATATTGAAGGGTTCTTGCGCGATAAAAGATCCCTCGTTCAAATCATTGGTCGCGCTGCCCGAAACACTGAAAGTGTGGTTCGGTTGTACGCTGACAAAATAACTAATTCAATGCAGTATGCTCTTGACGAAACTGCGCGGCGTAGAGGTTTGCAGGAAGCTTACAACAAACAATGGGGCATTACTCCAAAAACAGTAGTTCGAGAAGTGGTCACATCTATTTCAAAAGCTGCTCTTGATTTAACCAGACCTGAAAAGAAGTCTGGCAAAAAAGGACCAAATTCACAAAAATTATCGACTCAAGAAATTCAAGAATTGATCTTACAACTTGAAACAGCTATGCATAAAGCTGCTGAAAATCTTGATTTTGAAAAAGCGATTCAATTGCGTGAGCAGCTGCTTAAATTTAAAGCAGATTTGTAA
- a CDS encoding prolyl oligopeptidase family serine peptidase — protein MNKLFFTLSFFTSLSAYSADYTVFAHGIVDGPGQMLRFQKAITTPKATAVQFADSKSATDWSLNGIIGHCTKLFGKTVNRSAMFMGQTADITAISKTITKIPANKSVILYGCSRGSATIINYLAKFNPKNVKALVLDSCPASLPETIAPKLVKLGIHPSYSLSIFTTLFPAYPANSIPPLHAIKNITNKNLPILLIHSKDDSSVPFEHSLMLYLEFKKQGFTNVHLAAISKGKHSFLLQNKTAQPVYLKAVHTFYKKYDLPYDKAWATGTCDSYNPNIVLVKKVISAYEAKIQKIYMVQKKR, from the coding sequence ATGAATAAATTATTTTTTACTCTCTCTTTTTTTACAAGTCTTTCAGCCTATAGCGCTGATTATACGGTTTTTGCGCACGGAATTGTTGATGGACCTGGTCAAATGCTACGATTTCAGAAAGCAATTACCACTCCTAAAGCCACTGCTGTTCAATTTGCCGACTCGAAGTCAGCAACAGACTGGTCTCTTAATGGAATTATAGGTCATTGTACTAAACTCTTTGGCAAGACGGTCAATAGAAGTGCAATGTTCATGGGTCAAACCGCTGATATTACAGCAATTTCTAAAACAATAACTAAAATACCGGCAAACAAATCGGTCATTTTATACGGATGCTCTCGAGGTTCTGCCACGATCATAAATTATCTAGCAAAATTTAATCCAAAAAACGTAAAAGCGTTAGTTCTTGATTCTTGTCCTGCAAGTCTTCCAGAAACTATTGCTCCAAAGCTGGTAAAACTAGGAATCCATCCTTCTTATAGCCTTTCCATTTTTACAACACTTTTTCCTGCATACCCGGCAAACAGCATTCCGCCACTTCATGCAATCAAAAATATTACCAATAAAAATCTTCCGATTTTATTAATTCATAGCAAAGACGATAGCTCTGTTCCCTTTGAACACTCATTAATGCTTTACCTTGAATTTAAAAAACAAGGTTTCACCAACGTTCACTTGGCAGCTATTTCAAAAGGAAAACACAGTTTTTTACTGCAAAATAAAACTGCTCAACCAGTTTATTTAAAAGCAGTTCATACTTTTTATAAAAAATATGATTTGCCTTACGATAAAGCATGGGCAACTGGTACTTGTGACAGCTACAATCCAAACATTGTACTCGTCAAAAAAGTCATCTCTGCTTATGAAGCAAAAATTCAAAAAATTTATATGGTTCAAAAAAAAAGATAA